ttattgatgattacactaggagatgttgggtgtacccaatcaagagaaaggcggatgtgtttgaatttttaaaagtttacaaagcgcgggttgaacttgaatctggtaaaaagatcaagtgtttaaggactgataatggaggagaatacactggtgatgaatttgataagttctgcaaacaagaaggtatcaaaaggcagttcacgacggcatacactcctcaacaaaacggagtggcagagcAGATGAACAGAACCTtattagatagaacaagggcgatgtttgCAACTTcaagcttgggaaaatcattctgggcagaagcggtaagtactgcctgttacgtgataaatcggtcaccatcaactgcaattgagttgaaatcgccgatggaaatgtggactggaaaaccagttaaTTACTCCGACCTTCATGTATTTAGAAGTCCagtgtacgcaatgtacaattctcaagaaacgacaaagttggatccaaagtccagaaagtgtttgttcttggggtatgttgatggagttaaggggtatcgttTGTGGGACCCCattgcccacaaagtagtcatcagcagagatgttatCTTTATAGAAGACAAAGATATTGAAgttgttagcacttcaaaagaaactatgcctatacaggtgggtaatgaatttcataaagattcttctgaagctgtaccagagcacgatgaaaatcaagtagtcgctgatgaagctccagcgactaGTATTTCTAATCGGGAACAAAAACGTCCAGGGTAGCACtcggattatattatggaaagcaatgttaCATATTTTCTTCTAACAGatgaaggagagccaacaactcttcgcgaggcactgaatcattcagatgcatctcagtggatgacagctatgcaggaagaaattgaagctcttcataaaaataaaacatgggagcttgtgccattgccgaaaggtagaaaacctattggaaataaatgggtgtataagatcaagcgaaatggcgatgatcaagtggagcggtatcgtgcaagactggtggttaaaggatatgctcagaaagaaggtacggactttaatgaaatattttctcctgtggttcgacttacaacaattcaaGTAgctctagcgatgtgtgctacatttgatttgcatctagagcagctagatgtgaaaactgcatttcttcatggaaatcttgaagaagaaatttatatgcttcaaccagaaggttttgaactacaaggaaaaaagaacttggtttgcaggttaaagaaatctctgtatggtctccaACAGGccccgagatgttggtacaagagatttgattctttcataatgagccttgaatataacagactttatgcagacccttgtgcatatttcaagaggtttggagacaatgattttgtcattttgctgttatatgtagacgacatgttggttgcaggccccaacaaagatcgtattaataagctgaaggctcaattggctagggattttgaaatgaaagacttgggtgccgcaaacaagattctagggatgcaaattcaccgagacagagataataggaagatttggctttctcaaaagaattatttgaagaaaatcttggagcatttcaatatgcaagatagtaagccagtctcaaccccacttcctactaatctcaagttatcctccgttatgtgtcctagcagtgaagacgagaggaaggagatgtctcgagtaccgtatgcatcagcagtgggaagtttaatgttcgcaatgatatgtacaagaccatacattgcacatgcagtgggagtagttagccggtacatggcgaatcctggtaaagagcattggaatgcggtaaagaggatccttaaatacatcaggggaaccttagatgttgcattatgttatggggaaccggaatttattgtcaaagggtatgctgattcagattatgcaggtgatatcgataaaagtaaatctactactgcatatgttttcacactttgtggtggaatattaagctgggtttcaaaactgcagtcagttgtagCCACTTCAACAACAgaagcagaatatgtagcagctactcaagctactaaagaggcggtatggttgaagatgttgttggaggaactcgggtacaaacaagagaatatcactctattttgtgacaaccagagtgccttgcatcttgcaaggaatccggcatttcattcaaagacaaagcatatacgagttcagtatcacttcgttcgtgagaaagtggaagaaggaaccgtggatgtgcagaaaattcatactgataaaaatgtggctgattttctaacaaagtcaatcaaccgtgacaagtttatttggtgccgttcctcatgcgACCTAGCAGAGatgtaagcaacatcattggcaaggaaggattatcgtgtgaagattgatttggtttcaatcaaatcttcaagtgggagattgttgaaataaTAATGGACGGTGGAATAGTGCATGGATGGAAGTAGTCAATTGCCACATGTATTTTGTGGTATTACTATTTTGTTGAAAACTTACTATACTGCATAAGACTTTTGTGAATTTGCATTCACAGCTCACCAACCCCATATTGTATTAGTATAAATAGGCCTTCATGCAGACACATTTCTTGCATCCCAAAATACTTCTTCAATCTTATGTACTAAAAGAGTTAATAGAGAGTTTGAGTgtttagtctcctaattacaagagatataaagattagtgcttatccttgtaattagagagaagtgtaattcctattattcttattagtgaaacgtttctttcattGCCCGTGATTTTTACCCTATTGggattttccacgttaaatctcgatgttcctttattatcgttttcatattattactagcggtttgctataattcggtgtcacttttctcaaCAATTAATAGTTGTAGTTAAGTTGTAAGTTTGTCGCTCTTATAAGAATTAATACAATGAGGAGTACAATAATGATGCACGGATAGAAATTAAGAATGAAATGAAGTTCGTACCAATTGTCGATGGTGCTGGAATGATCATATGAAAACGAGCGAACCAAGTAATAAAATGCACCATGTTGGAGAGATTGAAGAGTTACACCCCACTCGTTGGTTATAACTGGCTGTCCGTAAGAGTGAATCAGCACAGCATCATCACCAAACGCTTCTCTCACGTTAAACGGACCCATTGATACCTCAAACGCAACATCGTTAATAAACACAGTCGATTTCCCATGTCCTGGTCCATCCACACCTGCACCTAATAATTAATCGTCAATGTTAGTCAATTAATTTTTCTTTATTGACAAACAATATATGAGTATGAATTGTATATAATTTAAAATGTTATAACTACATATGATAACATATGATATTAGATATATTGGATATGGTACTTGAAAGTTACCCACATAACAAGTGCAAAACTTGTATAAAGATAACAAGGAGACCATATAGTTAGTTAATTATTTTAgtcttattattatattaattatttttaggGTTTAATACTCAAGAGTCAAGACCATTTCAAAATTTACATAAAACATTTGGGCATACACAAAAGATTGTTTTGTTAACTTTGGGATTTACAGGAAACCTTAAAGTTTGTAAACATAAAAATTCCCTATAGTGTCAACTTTGTACATTTTTTTAGTTATTTTCATATTttaaatacaaaaataatattataatatgttgtaacGGTATTCTTTAATGACTATATAACCAGCTATAGCAGTCCTTGGCACAAAAATATATTGCATCCCCATTTCTTTTATTTAATACATAAAGTAAATCATAATGTATAAAAAGATATGATCTTTTGTATTGCAAGTAAAGCAAAAAACAAAAGGTACCTTGAATATCATGTATAGTTGATGCAACAGAACTTGTAGCAGGATTAGGAGGAACAGTAGAAGTAGGAGGAGGTGATGGTTTAGTAGTAGTAGTATAATTGTAGCTACACATTTTCATCATTTTATCTCCTTCaacactcttattattattattattattattattattattattattattattattattattattattattattattattattattattattattatcattttttatattaatattatcagtatttttaGTGATCCCATTTTGTTTATTAGTCATCATCATTAAATCAGTTAACAACATTCCAGAACCACTCCCAACTGTCTGATTATGATGTTGATTAGTACTAATCACCTTTCCCAATTCAGAGAAACATAACTCTTGAGTGAAAGtactattattagtaatagtaGTACTTTGTTGTGGTTGTTGCATATTTGTGAAATAAAATGGTTCTTGAGTGTACCCATTGAAGTTATAGGTTTGTGGTTGTTGGTTAACTGAAGCAGTTGGGGAGTTCAAATAAAACTCAATGGATTTTGAAGATGATTTttcagaagatgaagatgatgaaggtgtAGTGAGTTTTGAAGCTGGTGAAACAGGCAAAGATTGATGATAATTTTGAGGTTTTTGAAGGTGGCGAGTTTTGTGTTTGCTTCTTGATTTTCTGTTTTGAAACCAGTAGAAAACATTGGCATCACCAACTTGACCATATTCTTGAAGTTGAGCTCTTATTTTTCTGATTTCATCTCTTGGTGGATTCACCATACCCGAATTAAATATGGATTCAAGTATCCGGATTTGTTCGGGTTTTGGGTTCCATCTTGGCTTTGGCTCCGGGCTTCTCTCTTCACAACCTGTAATTTTTGTAATCTTCAGTTAAGTTTCTTTCATAAAATGTTACTACAAGTCAAGATTTTGAATTTAATCTTATATTATCTTTTTTTCATGGTGGTATGATTAAATGTACAAGAACCCTCTTTTTTTTGCTACAAACATACATGACTGAATCTGGTATTTGTAATGTATTCAACTAATTTTgaatttatatcttaaattatattaagTAATTTCTTTGTTGAAATCAAAAAATGTACAAGAACACTTTTTTTTGCTACAAACATACATGACTGAAATAtgataaatgtaatatatatatatatatatatatatatatatatatatatatatatatatatatatatatatatatatatatatatatatatatatatattcaactaatGTTGAATTTATATCTTATACTACGTATTATCTTATTTTTCATGGCGGTATGATTTTGTAATTCTTTGTTGAAATCATAAAATATAGAAGTACACTTTTTTTTTTCTACAAATGTGATAAATTACATATATTCAACTAATGTTTTGTGTCATAAGATGAAATATTCTAAAAAGTACATGAAAAAGACTCATGTCTAAAACATTattccataacaataataattattataattataattacataaATTAAGTCTTAAAAAAAGAAAGTTTATGTAATTAGTACAAACAACAGTGGAAAGAAAGATAGTAAAACATACCAGAAGTGTAAAGGGATCTGTGGCAGGCAGAAGAGATAAGATTGTTGGAGTCATGAGTAGAAGGGTGCCATTGGTGGTGGTGAGTAGTAGTGTTGCAGGTAGGTTTAGATTTGAACATACTAGGCCAGTGCCTATTTGATGAAGCCATACTTATAACTACTGTTTATGAATGAATGATTGATGATAATGATGACTGAATGAACTTAACAATTAAGTGATCAGTCAGTCAGAGACAAAAAAGAGATATTTTGCTTTGCTTTTCTTTGTTCTTTCTGCTTTTTTTGGTTTAGTGAAGAAGAATGAAAGGTCTAGTCAAACAAAACATCTCTTCTTATAGCCATAGACTCCTCACCTAACCCTGCAACAACAATTCTGTTCACTTTCAattacactaacaataataattactttatttaaaacaagcaaataaacacacacacacacaacaatATAATAAACACATTCATGCACATATTTTTTATGCAATTAATAAGTACtacgtataatatataatatgttacagtactaaatacatatacaaaattcACCTGTGATCCCTTAAGCACATATTAGAAAAAGCAAGTTTAAGATATACAATGAATTTTGCTACTCCATCATAACATGGATAGTGTGGTTTATTGAGCATGAATTGTATTACATGTTCGAAAAACCTAGCTAGAGGTTTTAATTTCAATATCATTcaaaaacaaaaaagaaaaaacaaatgaGAAGATAAGATGTAAACGATCATTTCTTCTTCTATTTAGCAAGGAATTGGAAGTCATCCGGACTGaagataaagagattgctttcgaAAAAACGTTCGGCCAAAATGATACGATTAAAGAAAAACAAAACATAAAAGTAGCAAGTGTTTGAAATCTTACTTGAATCTTTATTAGAGAAGACAGCTAGCCAATCATACTAATGCATGCTAAGAGTGATATGATCATGGACTTATAAGAGCACAAAAAGAGAGAGATATGGGTTTGTATGTATATGaagttgagagagagagagagagagagagagagagagagagagagagagagagagagagagagtgttgaaGGGGATGGATAATATGAGTTAAATATTGGAAAATAAATGAAAATATTTATAACTGTGTTTGCACATATTCTAAGGAAAAAGTTGGTGTTGGTGATATAGAATAAATAAGGAAGATTTAAAAGTCAAGAAGGCATGGTAGGGTTTGAGTGCAAAAGTGGTGGTGGAGAATTTATTGCAACTTTCGGGTTATTTCGGGTAAAGTAATTATTTAATTGCCCCGGTTTGAATTCGATCTTCCATGGATTGACTCGAGGGATATTTATTTCTCATTCATTTTCCTTAACACACGACTTAGgatttatttctttttcttttctttttcacaTGAAAGAAGTAAAGTTATGATtctttattattatgataattttatAATGATAAACAACAAGCGGTTGATCAAATGCGCGTTGCTGCGATTGTTTTCATTGTCGAATGTCTTTATGGTATTGACAGGAAGTTTTTTATTGTACACAGTTATATGTTTAAAATTAAAACATTTATTCGTTAATAACTTTAACATAACTAAAAGGATAATATTTCGTTAAACAGAGGAACCCAACCTAATCTAATGGTCATAGATTGAAGTAATAAAAAAACACACAATTTGAATACTTTTGTTAATTAATAGTAAACTGCATTATAATTAAAAAATTTgtatagaaaataaaaaaa
This genomic stretch from Rutidosis leptorrhynchoides isolate AG116_Rl617_1_P2 chromosome 11, CSIRO_AGI_Rlap_v1, whole genome shotgun sequence harbors:
- the LOC139877823 gene encoding WUSCHEL-related homeobox 9-like; the encoded protein is MASSNRHWPSMFKSKPTCNTTTHHHQWHPSTHDSNNLISSACHRSLYTSGCEERSPEPKPRWNPKPEQIRILESIFNSGMVNPPRDEIRKIRAQLQEYGQVGDANVFYWFQNRKSRSKHKTRHLQKPQNYHQSLPVSPASKLTTPSSSSSSEKSSSKSIEFYLNSPTASVNQQPQTYNFNGYTQEPFYFTNMQQPQQSTTITNNSTFTQELCFSELGKVISTNQHHNQTVGSGSGMLLTDLMMMTNKQNGITKNNNNKSVEGDKMMKMCSYNYTTTTKPSPPPTSTVPPNPATSSVASTIHDIQGVDGPGHGKSTVFINDVAFEVSMGPFNVREAFGDDAVLIHSYGQPVITNEWGVTLQSLQHGAFYYLVRSFSYDHSSTIDN